Proteins from one Flavobacterium sp. N2038 genomic window:
- a CDS encoding amidohydrolase family protein, with amino-acid sequence MILIIYISPESKLTNSLYMNNIVRTFLTFFIVLSLHCSVVNGQETKQTKNALAFINATIYVSPTDPAILEGIVVIENDKIIAVGKKNKVKLPDNAKLIDCKGLTITAGFWNSHVHFTDPKIANAPSLSNSELSAYLEQFLIKYGFTYAFDIGSFPENTNNIRQRINSGSISGPLILTTGLPLTAEDGTPFYVKAMNIKLPELTSIDIAAKIVNQNIADGLDGIKIFAGSPMGPGKAEKMMPVEIAKAVINTAHKKGKLVFAHPSVNDGILVSLESGIDILAHTTPDGGLPWDNQMIQQMVKKNLYLIPTLKLWKWSLLNNNQSPQQIEDFVSIAIRQVKDFNEAGGNLLFGTDIGFMDDFDPTDEYVYLQKARLNFRQILAMLTTTPSEKYGFSKQYGRLAVGMTADMVVFKRNPELDIRTLSDVKYTVRKGEIIYTKTD; translated from the coding sequence TTGATACTAATTATTTACATTTCACCAGAATCAAAACTAACTAATTCACTATATATGAATAATATCGTTCGCACTTTCCTGACGTTTTTTATTGTCTTGAGTTTACACTGTAGTGTTGTTAATGGACAAGAAACCAAACAAACTAAAAATGCTTTGGCGTTCATCAATGCCACTATATATGTTTCGCCAACCGATCCGGCAATTCTTGAAGGAATCGTAGTTATTGAGAATGATAAAATAATTGCAGTCGGTAAAAAGAACAAGGTAAAACTACCAGATAACGCTAAATTAATTGATTGCAAGGGTTTAACAATTACAGCGGGATTCTGGAATAGTCACGTCCATTTTACCGATCCAAAAATTGCCAATGCGCCAAGTTTAAGTAATAGTGAATTATCTGCCTACCTTGAACAATTTTTAATCAAATATGGGTTTACCTATGCCTTCGATATAGGTTCATTTCCAGAGAATACAAATAACATAAGACAACGAATTAACAGTGGTTCCATCTCAGGTCCTCTCATTCTAACTACCGGCCTTCCACTTACGGCTGAGGATGGCACTCCTTTCTATGTAAAAGCAATGAATATAAAATTGCCAGAACTGACTTCTATAGATATCGCTGCAAAAATCGTAAACCAAAATATCGCCGATGGTTTAGATGGAATAAAAATATTTGCGGGATCTCCTATGGGACCTGGTAAGGCCGAAAAGATGATGCCTGTAGAAATTGCGAAAGCAGTTATCAATACTGCCCATAAAAAAGGCAAACTTGTCTTTGCACATCCTTCGGTAAATGACGGGATTTTAGTTTCATTAGAATCCGGTATCGATATACTGGCACATACCACTCCTGACGGCGGCCTGCCTTGGGATAATCAAATGATTCAACAAATGGTTAAAAAGAATTTATATCTGATTCCAACATTAAAACTTTGGAAATGGAGTTTACTCAATAATAATCAATCTCCACAGCAAATTGAAGATTTTGTTTCTATCGCTATCAGACAAGTAAAAGATTTTAACGAAGCAGGAGGGAATCTTTTATTTGGAACAGACATTGGTTTCATGGATGATTTTGATCCAACAGATGAGTATGTTTATTTGCAAAAGGCACGACTTAATTTCCGACAAATTCTGGCAATGCTTACTACAACACCCTCAGAAAAATATGGTTTTTCAAAGCAATATGGCAGACTTGCTGTTGGCATGACCGCGGATATGGTGGTTTTTAAGAGAAATCCAGAACTAGACATCAGAACTTTGTCGGATGTAAAATATACGGTTAGAAAAGGTGAAATTATATATACAAAAACAGACTGA
- a CDS encoding DUF1203 domain-containing protein: MKKFKIVPLSKEFVSAEIFETKSDVEYLHARNSEASCFICKIERV; encoded by the coding sequence ATGAAAAAATTTAAAATTGTTCCGTTGTCTAAAGAGTTTGTAAGTGCAGAAATCTTTGAAACAAAAAGCGATGTTGAATATCTTCACGCAAGAAATTCAGAAGCTTCTTGTTTTATTTGTAAAATCGAAAGGGTGTAG
- a CDS encoding SGNH/GDSL hydrolase family protein — translation MKTVNKVFLTLLFLNSIGNVNAQEKTTNKMETKKMETKKIAYADKILLHMHPEKFLNFLPNLNDEQIAQLYGMSIEEYQLAKKVYDDQARNTASELLTNSDFTFKIDKLPFKKNQTVLVIGESTADALNSWVYILQYLLNQRRPQDNIRIINAAISGQTTTEALRKITAQIKLSPDWVICHLGTNDCMRYGNQKTSVSLTETIANLNAIKEIINKDTKANIVWLTPASIDEKKAENFQPFKTQQLSVKNSDLNEISKYLKGQPEPVIDLTEEFGNPVNPEFVQYDGIHLTIEGQKAIVKSLINTLSNIK, via the coding sequence ATGAAAACAGTAAACAAAGTATTTCTCACGCTACTTTTTTTAAATAGTATAGGAAATGTAAACGCACAAGAAAAAACAACTAATAAAATGGAAACAAAAAAAATGGAAACAAAAAAAATAGCATACGCGGACAAAATATTGCTTCATATGCACCCGGAAAAGTTCTTGAATTTTTTACCAAATTTAAATGATGAGCAAATTGCACAGCTATACGGTATGTCAATAGAAGAATATCAATTAGCTAAAAAAGTTTATGACGACCAGGCCCGAAATACAGCATCAGAACTTTTGACAAATTCAGACTTTACATTTAAAATTGATAAGCTCCCTTTCAAGAAAAATCAGACTGTTTTAGTAATTGGCGAAAGTACAGCAGATGCTTTAAACTCCTGGGTTTATATTTTGCAATATCTTTTAAATCAAAGACGACCACAAGACAATATTCGTATAATTAATGCTGCGATTTCAGGACAAACTACAACAGAAGCACTTCGTAAAATAACAGCACAAATAAAATTAAGTCCCGATTGGGTAATTTGTCATTTGGGCACAAATGATTGTATGCGTTATGGGAACCAAAAAACATCTGTTTCTTTAACAGAGACGATTGCAAACCTAAATGCTATAAAAGAAATAATTAATAAAGACACAAAAGCAAATATTGTTTGGCTTACACCAGCATCCATTGACGAGAAAAAAGCAGAAAATTTTCAGCCATTCAAAACGCAACAATTGAGTGTGAAAAATTCAGATTTAAATGAAATTAGTAAATATTTGAAAGGCCAACCAGAACCTGTAATTGATTTAACAGAAGAATTTGGAAATCCTGTAAATCCTGAATTCGTTCAGTATGATGGTATACACCTTACTATTGAGGGGCAAAAAGCAATAGTAAAATCTTTAATCAATACATTATCAAACATAAAATAG
- a CDS encoding winged helix-turn-helix domain-containing protein gives MAETFEELDPVLNAPVRLAIVSALVKMKQADFGYLQEITKTTQGNLSHQIKKLNEAKYIEVEKTFKGNYPQTICKLTKTGKNAFENYVETIKKYLHL, from the coding sequence ATGGCAGAGACTTTTGAGGAACTAGACCCTGTTTTGAATGCACCTGTTCGTTTGGCTATTGTTTCAGCACTAGTAAAAATGAAACAAGCTGATTTTGGTTATCTGCAAGAAATAACCAAAACAACACAAGGTAATTTAAGTCATCAGATAAAGAAACTAAATGAAGCAAAATATATTGAAGTAGAAAAAACATTTAAAGGAAACTATCCGCAAACAATTTGTAAACTGACAAAAACAGGGAAAAATGCCTTTGAAAATTATGTAGAAACAATAAAAAAGTATTTACATCTCTAA
- the eptA gene encoding phosphoethanolamine--lipid A transferase EptA — translation MPKSNIKLTHFVLLMSFLNFIFFHLPFYTYVFNHVDYKSWNGVVLIISLVILMLVLNAFVFYLIFSLSRYLGKFLLVLFFMINAVAVYFVNTYSVIIDETMIGNVLNTNYEESSSFFSFKLILYLVFFGILPSIYIIKANMINIALKKFLTLSSLTLLFIVVLIFANASNWLWIDKNSKQLGGLAMPWSYSVNTSLFYIHKYKKNEKEILLPNAVVKDNQKSVVVLVIGESARSQNFSLYGYKKNTNPLLSKTSNLFHFNANSCATYTTAGVKCILEHKNSDDLYEILPNYLYRNNVEVVWRTTNWGEPPVHIEKYQNRDVLKKDCKGEICNYDEVLLTGLKEQIMASKKNKILIILHTSTSHGPTYSKKYPPSFETFKPVCNSVELGKCSQEELVNAYDNTIVYTDYILSKVIEDLKELKEYKSAMIFVSDHGESLGEKNLYMHGVPISFAPKEQYQIPFIVWVSDNSKQLKAIKTVSQNHVFHSVLNFLNIQSPVYDEQMNIFK, via the coding sequence ATGCCAAAAAGTAATATAAAATTAACTCATTTTGTTTTACTGATGAGTTTTTTGAATTTTATATTCTTTCATCTGCCTTTTTATACTTATGTTTTTAATCATGTTGATTATAAAAGCTGGAACGGTGTTGTTTTGATTATCAGTCTGGTAATACTCATGCTGGTTTTAAATGCCTTTGTTTTTTATCTGATATTTTCTCTGTCGCGTTATCTTGGAAAATTCTTATTGGTTTTATTTTTTATGATTAATGCTGTTGCTGTTTACTTTGTGAATACCTACAGTGTTATAATAGACGAAACTATGATTGGTAACGTGCTTAACACCAATTATGAAGAGTCCAGCAGTTTTTTCTCCTTCAAATTGATTCTATATCTGGTCTTTTTTGGTATTCTTCCGAGTATTTATATCATTAAAGCCAATATGATAAATATTGCCCTGAAGAAATTCTTAACGCTCTCTTCTCTGACTTTATTATTTATTGTCGTTTTGATATTTGCCAATGCAAGCAACTGGTTATGGATCGATAAAAATTCAAAGCAGTTGGGAGGTCTTGCCATGCCTTGGTCTTATTCGGTAAATACTTCACTTTTTTATATCCATAAATACAAGAAAAATGAAAAAGAAATTTTACTGCCAAATGCTGTCGTAAAAGATAATCAGAAGTCAGTTGTGGTTTTAGTGATTGGAGAATCGGCAAGAAGTCAGAATTTTTCGCTGTATGGTTATAAGAAAAACACCAACCCGCTGCTTTCCAAAACATCAAATTTGTTTCATTTTAATGCCAATTCCTGTGCTACCTATACAACAGCCGGTGTAAAATGCATATTGGAACATAAAAACTCTGATGATTTATATGAAATCCTACCTAACTATCTCTATAGGAATAATGTAGAGGTCGTCTGGAGAACAACAAATTGGGGAGAACCTCCGGTACATATTGAGAAATATCAAAACAGGGATGTTTTAAAGAAAGACTGCAAAGGCGAGATATGTAATTATGACGAAGTTCTTTTAACGGGGTTAAAAGAGCAGATTATGGCAAGTAAAAAAAATAAAATACTTATCATACTGCACACGAGCACAAGCCACGGGCCTACGTATAGCAAGAAATATCCACCTTCGTTCGAGACTTTTAAACCAGTTTGCAACAGCGTTGAACTTGGAAAATGTTCGCAGGAAGAGCTCGTGAATGCTTATGATAATACGATTGTTTACACAGATTATATCCTCTCGAAAGTAATTGAAGACCTAAAGGAGTTAAAAGAATATAAAAGTGCCATGATTTTTGTTTCAGATCACGGGGAATCTTTAGGAGAAAAAAATCTCTATATGCATGGAGTGCCAATAAGTTTTGCGCCAAAAGAACAATACCAAATCCCTTTTATTGTCTGGGTATCTGATAATTCAAAACAGCTCAAAGCCATTAAAACAGTATCGCAGAATCATGTGTTTCATAGTGTTTTGAATTTTTTAAACATCCAAAGTCCTGTTTATGATGAGCAGATGAATATTTTTAAATAG
- a CDS encoding phosphatase PAP2 family protein: MNTYIINNYSRLKPFLFFLPLFFLATIVLFLYSQNALNEKQYIQIQKDSFYFINHHLGHYPSFEYNLTQIGDALVFLSFLSVLFVYASKLWEALISGLLVSLLFSCSLKKLFSVPRPAAAFNNETFFIVGKTLSGHNSLPSGHSIVIFTVLTVLLFAFMPQNLKMKVLWSFAIVILGLFLAFTRVGVGAHYPLDVITGGIIGYMSGLLGIFISRKYRIFAWIKNKKYYPVFVVLFLICSICLINKIINEDLIIFYLAFISLVISLYKITTVSLYEITAVYAKK; this comes from the coding sequence ATGAATACATATATCATTAATAATTATTCAAGACTTAAGCCTTTTTTATTTTTTCTGCCTCTATTTTTCCTGGCGACTATTGTTCTGTTTTTGTATAGTCAAAATGCTTTAAATGAAAAGCAGTATATACAGATTCAAAAAGACAGTTTCTATTTTATTAATCATCATTTGGGACATTATCCAAGTTTTGAATATAATCTTACTCAAATAGGTGACGCTCTTGTTTTTTTATCATTTTTAAGTGTTTTATTTGTGTATGCTTCTAAACTTTGGGAAGCTTTAATTTCTGGTTTGTTGGTTTCTCTTTTGTTTTCTTGTTCGCTTAAAAAATTATTTTCAGTACCAAGACCTGCTGCTGCGTTTAACAATGAGACTTTTTTTATTGTTGGCAAAACATTGTCCGGACACAATAGTTTGCCATCAGGGCATTCGATTGTAATTTTTACAGTGCTTACAGTTTTACTTTTTGCTTTTATGCCTCAAAATCTCAAAATGAAAGTTTTATGGTCTTTTGCAATCGTAATTTTAGGATTGTTTCTTGCCTTTACCAGAGTGGGAGTGGGAGCACATTATCCTCTTGATGTTATTACAGGAGGAATTATTGGATATATGTCGGGATTATTGGGTATTTTTATAAGCCGAAAATATAGAATCTTCGCTTGGATTAAAAATAAAAAATACTATCCAGTATTTGTTGTTTTGTTTCTTATTTGCAGTATTTGCCTGATTAACAAAATAATTAATGAAGATTTAATCATCTTTTATTTAGCATTCATTAGTTTAGTCATTTCACTTTATAAAATTACTACCGTTTCCCTATATGAAATTACAGCCGTTTATGCCAAAAAGTAA